A single region of the Liolophura sinensis isolate JHLJ2023 chromosome 9, CUHK_Ljap_v2, whole genome shotgun sequence genome encodes:
- the LOC135474660 gene encoding tyrosine aminotransferase-like: MDKAKKTMKRYAPEWHVPASKMAKNTFNPIRKIVDGMKLTPNPDKEMIALSIGDPTVFGNMAPSEESENAVMKCMQDRKYNGYAPSIGYEKARAAVANYVSTPDTPVTARDVVLASGCSGAIDLAICVLANPGQNILIPRPGFSLYKTLADSLEIESRHYDLLPDRHWEADLDHMESLIDADTAAIVVNSPSNPCGSVYSKGHLQDILAVAERHKVPILSDDVYAHFVFEGHKYHSLASLTDTVPILSCGGLTKRFIVPGWRMGWVVVHDRKGIFDMEVRTGLVNLSQRILGPNTLIQAALEQILTQTPQSYFHKTVSIIQTNADLTYGMLKQIPGLEPVMPFGAMYMMVGIDMPKFPAFNDDLEFTEALVTEESVFCLPAKCFQYPNFFRIVLTLPKDKMAVACERIREFCMRHYQD, translated from the exons ATGGACAAAGCTAAGAAGACAATGAAGAGATATGCCCCAGAATGGCATGTACCTGCCTCCAAGATGGCCAAGAACACCTTCAACCCAATCAGGAAAATCGTTGACGGCATGAAGTTGACTCCCAACCCAGACAAAGAAATGATTGCCCTATCTATAG GTGACCCAACTGTGTTTGGGAACATGGCCCCATCAGAGGAGTCTGAGAACGCTGTGATGAAATGCATGCAGGACAGAAAGTACAATGGCTACGCCCCCTCTATAG GCTATGAGAAGGCACGGGCTGCGGTAGCTAACTACGTCTCTACACCAGACACACCTGTTACCGCACGT GATGTTGTTCTGGCCAGTGGTTGTTCTGGCGCCATAGACCTGGCCATCTGTGTACTGGCTAACCCGGGTCAGAATATCCTCATACCACGCCCTGGATTCTCCCTCTACAAAACTTTGGCTGATTCCCTTGAGATAGAATCTAGACACTATGATCTATTG CCTGATCGTCACTGGGAAGCTGACTTGGACCACATGGAATCCTTGATTGACGCCGACACAGCAGCTATCGTTGTCAACAGCCCGTCCAACCCTTGTGGCTCCGTCTACTCTAAAGGCCACCTGCAGGACATACTGGCAGTTGCGGAGAGACACAAAGTCCCCATCCTCTCAGATGACGTCTACGCTCATTTT GTGTTTGAGGGTCACAAATATCACTCTCTGGCCTCCCTTACAGACACAGTTCCTATTCTCTCCTGTGGGGGTCTCACCAAGAG GTTTATTGTACCAGGGTGGAGGATGGGCTGGGTTGTGGTCCATGACAGGAAAGGTATCTTTGACATGGAG GTGAGGACAGGACTGGTGAATCTGTCACAGAGAATCCTGGGACCTAACACCCTGATCCAGGCAGCCTTAGAGCAGATCCTTACCCAGACCCCACAGAGTTATTTCCACAAGACTGTCTCCATAATTCAG ACCAATGCAGACCTGACTTATGGGATGTTGAAGCAGATCCCCGGACTGGAACCTGTCATGCCTTTTGGAGCCATGTACATGATG GTAGGCATTGACATGCCAAAATTCCCGGCCTTCAATGATGACTTGGAGTTCACTGAGGCATTAGTGACAGAGGAAAGTGTGTTCTGTTTGCCAGCCAAG tgCTTCCAGTATCCAAATTTCTTCCGTATTGTGCTCACCCTGCCAAAAGACAAGATGGCTGTGGCATGTGAACGAATTCGCGAGTTCTGCATGCGCCATTATCAGGACTGA